DNA from Sulfitobacter albidus:
GGCCTTTGAAAGTGCCTTGCTGGAACACACCCGCGACCGATTACCGCTTGACTGGGCCATGACGCAGAACAACCTTGGCAGGGCCCTCCAAACACTTGGGAACCGCGAAAGCAATACCGTGCGATTGGAGCAGGCGGTCACGGCCAATGAAAATGCCTTGCTGGAATACACCCGCGACCGCGTGCCGCTTGACTGGGCTATGACGCAGAACAACCTTGGCAACGTGCTGCGCTCGCTCGGCGAACGCGAAAGCGATACCGCGCGGTTGGAGCAGGCGGTGACGGCCTATGAAAACGCTTTGCTGGAATGGACCCGCGACCGCGTGCCGCTCAACTGGGCGTTTACAAACGGGAACTTGGGCGCCGTCGAAATCGCTTTCTTCGACATAACGGGCAATGCCACGCATCTTGACCGGGCAAAAGACTACGTCGCAAACGCCCACGAGGTCTTCGTTGAGGCAGGCGCTTCACGCTATATCGAGATGGCCGACGTCTTGTTGGCGAAAATCGACGCCCGCCGCACCTAGGTATTGAACAGGAAGTGCAGCACATCGCCGTCCTTGACGGTGTAGCCTTTGCCCTCGGCGCGCATCTTGCCGGCTTCTTTTGCGGGGCCTTCGCCGCCCAGGGTCACGAAATCGTCGTAGGCGATGGTCTCAGCGCGGATGAACCCTTTTTCAAAGTCACCGTGGATGACGCCGGCGGCCTTGGGGGCGGTGGTGCCGGTTTTGATGGTCCAGGCGCGCGCTTCCTTGGGGCCGACGGTGAAGTAGGTCTCGAGGTGCAGCAACTCGTAGCCCGCGCGGATCAGGCGGTCGAGGCCGGGCTCTTCGAGGTCCATTTCCGACAGGAACATCTGCGCCTCTTCGGGTTCCAGCTGGCTGATCTCTTCCTCGATCTGGGCGGAGATGATGACGTGGGCGTTGCCCTGCGCGGCGGCCATCTGCGCCACCTTGGCGGAGTGGGCGTTGCCGGTGGCACTCTCGGCCTCGCCGACGTTGCAGACGTAGAGCACGGGTTTGGTGGTCAGCAGCTGCAGCATGCGCCACGCCTTGAGGTCGTCGGCGTCCACTTCGACCGTGCGGGCGGGCTGGCCGTTTTCGATTGCGGTTTGGGCGGCGGCGAGCAGGCGGTCCTGCTGGGCGGCGTCCTTGTCGTTGCCCTTGATCTTGCGCACGAGGCCCGCGCGGCGTTTTTCGATGCTTTCAAGATCGGCGAGCATGAGTTCGGTGTCGATAGTTTCCGCGTCAGCGATGGGATCGACACGGCCCTCGACGTGGGTTACATCGCCGTCCTCGAAACAGCGCAACACGTGGGCGATGGCATCGACCTCGCGGATGTTGGCGAGGAATTGATTGCCCAGCCCTTCCCCCTTGGAGGCGCCTTTGACCAGACCCGCGATGTCGACAAAGGTCATGCGGGTGGGGATGATGGATTTGGATTGCGCGATGGCGGCGAGCTTATCGAGGCGCGCGTCGGGCACGGCGACCTCGCCCACGTTCGGCTCGATCGTGCAGAAGGGGAAGTTCGCGGCCTGTGCGGCGGCGGTGCGGGTAAGCGCGTTGAAAAGCGTGGATTTGCCGACGTTCGGCAGACCGACGATACCCATTTTGAAACCCATGATGCGCCCCTTGCTGCGGTTTGGTTGCGCTGTCCTAAAAGGTCAGTCGGGGCGGCGCAAGTCCTGCGCCCGCGCGCGACGTTCACGGGCGGAGAAAATCAGGAACCACGCCAGCAGGATGAACATCGGATGGGTCAACCCGCCGGTGAACAACAGCGCCGGAACCCAGATGAAAAACACAAGGATCCCGAGGATCGGATGCCCCGTCAGAAAGATCGACAGGGGCGGCAGCAGGATAGCGAGCAGGTAATTCATAGCACAGGAAATAAGCACTCCCCTGCCCGTTTCAAACGACATCCGCGGCGGGGATCGGAAAATTTGGAATTTTCCGGACCGGAATTTTCGAAAAATTCCGATACCCGGTCGGAACGGAGCGGATTGATTTCACCCGCGCGATTGGGCAAAGGGGGCGTTACCACCTCAACCGCAAAGGCACCGCCATGACCCGTATCGACGACACCTTCGCCCGGCTGAAATCCGAAGGCCGCAAAGCGTTCGTTTCCTACGTGATGGCGGGCGATCCCGATTACGACCGCAGCCTCGAGATCGTGCGCGGCTTGCCGGGGGCAGGTGTAGACATTATCGAACTGGGCCTGCCCTTTACCGATCCGATGGCCGATGGCCCCACGATCCAGCTGGCGGGGCAACGCGCGCTGGAGGGCGGGATGACCCTCAAGCGCACCCTTGATCTGGCGCGCGCGTTTCGGGAAGGCGACGACACCACGCCCATCGTGCTGATGGGCTATTACAATCCGATCTATTCGATGGGTGTTGCGGCGTTTCTGACGGCGGCCAAGGAGGCGGGCATCGACGGGCTGATCGTGGTGGATCTGCCGCCCGAGGAAGACGACGAGCTGTGCCTGCCCGCGCAGGAGGCCGGGCTGAATTTCATTCGCCTTGCCACGCCCACCACGGATGACCGGCGCCTGCCGACGGTGGCGCGCAACACGTCCGGGTTTGTCTACTATGTCTCGATCACCGGCATCACCGGCTCGGCGGAGGCCGATGCGGGCGATGTCGGCCCCGAGGTCACGCGCATCCGCGAGACGGTTGGCCTGCCGGTCGTGGTGGGTTTTGGCGTCAATACGCCGGAAAAATCACGCGCCATCGCCGAGGTCGCCGATGGGGTCGTCGTCGGCTCCGCCATCGTGAGCAAGATCGCCGCGGGCGACAGCACCGCCGACGTGCTGGCATTCGTCAAAACGCTGGCCGATGGGGCGCATGGCGCCTGAGGTCAGTCGATCTCAAGCTTGGCGGCAAGGATCTGCTGGCGTGCCTTGGCTGCGATATCGACGGATGGCTTGGCGTCGAGTTCCTTGAGAAGCTTGCGGGCGCGCAGGGCGGGTTGCGCTTTTTCGGTTTGCTCCTCACGCCAGTCTGAAAGGGTAGCTCGGGTCATTTTTGGCCTCTTGCTTGATTGTGATGCGATGGAAATGGGTATTCCGCTCTCAACTTAAAGGCGACCAGAGGCGGAACGGCTGCGACAAATTGACGGACCTGCCGCGCATCAGTGATTGATCGCCGCGCGGGAGATTGGTAAACAAACATGACCAATCTTTGCGGAGGCGCCCCCGATGCCCGTCATCACCAATATCGACGATCTGAAAAAACTGCACCGACGCCGGGCGCCGCGCATGTTCTATGACTACGCCGAAAGCGGCAGCTGGACCGAGCAGACGTTCCGCGAGAACACCACCGATTTTGACCAGATCCGCCTGCGCCAGCGTGTGGCCGTCGATATGTCGGGCCGCAGCACCGCCGCCGAGATGATCGGCCAGACCGTCGCGATGCCCGTGGCGCTGGCCCCCGTGGGGCTGACTGGCATGCAGCACGCCGACGGGGAGATCAAGGCCGCCCGCGCGGCGGAGGCCTTTGGCGTGCCCTTCACCCTCTCGACCATGTCGATCAATTCGATCGAGGATGTGGCACAGGCCACGACCAAACCGTTCTGGTTCCAGCTGTATACGATGCGCGATCAGGACTATGTCAGCCGCCTGATCGAACGGGCCCGGGCGGCTAAATGCTCGGCCCTTGTCATCACGCTGGATCTTCAGATCCTTGGCCAGCGGCACAAGGACATCAAGAACGGGCTGAGCGCCCCGCCGAAACTCACGCTGAGTTCCATCGCGAACCTTGCCACGAAATGGCGCTGGGGCATCGGGATGCTGGGCGCGCAGCGGCGCGAGTTCGGCAATATCGTTGGCCATGTGGAGAATATTTCGGACAATGCCGATCTGGGCGCCTGGACGGCGGAGCAGTTCGACCCGACGCTCGATTGGGACAAGATCGCCCGGATCAAGGAGCAATGGGGCGGCAAGGTGATCCTCAAGGGGATCCTCGATGCCGAGGACGCCAAGATGGCGCTCAAGGTCGGCGCCGATGCGATCATCGTGAGCAACCACGGCGGGCGGCAGCTGGACGGTGCGCTCAGCTCGATCCGGGCGCTGCCGTCGATCCTTGAGGCGGTGGGCGATGAGGTCGAGGTGCACCTCGACAGCGGCATCCGCTCGGGTCAGGACGTGCTCAAGGCGCTGGCGATGGGGGCCAAGGGCACCTACATCGGGCGGGCCTACATCTACGGTCTCGGCGCGATGGGTCAGGAGGGCGTCACACGCGCGCTGGAGGTTATTCACCGCGAGCTGGATACCACCATGGCGCTGTGCGGCGAGACCAATGTGGCCAACCTGGGCAAGCACAACCTGCTGATCCCGCAGGATTTCGAGGGGCGCTGGCAAAGCTGATGCTGATTTTCCTGCGCCATGAGCTAGCGTTTCTGGCGAACCCCAAAACCGGGACAACCGCCGTCGAGATGGCGCTGAAGCCGCGTGCGGAGATCGTGTTTGCCAAGCGGCGCAAGCATCTGACCGCGCAGCGCTATATCCGCAAGGTGCTGCCGTTTTTGCAGGATACCTTTGGCAAGGCGCCCGCTGCCGTGGCGGTGATGCGCGATCCGGTGGATCAGGTCGGCAGCTGGTATCGCTATCGTAACGGCGCGCGGCTGAAAGGCTCAGAGTTGAGCACCGACGGGATGAGTTTCGATGCCTACGTGCGCGAGGTCGCCATGGGCGAGGATGCCCCGCCCCGCGCGCGCATCGGCAGCCAGCACAGCTTTCTGACCGACCGGGGCGATCTGATGGTGCATCACCTCTTTGCCTACGAGGCGCAGCCTGCGTTCCGGGGATTTCTGGAGCGGCAGTTGGACATGGAGCTGAAGCTCAAGCCCAAGAACGTCTCGCCCCCCGCCGATACGCGCGTCAGCGCCGAGGCGCGGGCGTTGCTGGAGGCCGCGCGGCCCGAGGATTTTGCGCTCTACGCCCGGTTGCGCGACGCGGGCGGGTATCTGGAGACGGATATCTCCTAACGCGCCACGCGCGCCAGCAGCGGCACGACCCCAATGCCAACCCCCACGCTCAGCACCGCGACGGTCAGGAACGCCGTGCTGAGGCTGTAGCCCTGCGCGATCAGCCCCATCAGCGGCGGCCCCATGAAGAACGCGCCGTAGCCCAGCACCGACACCCGCGCGATTACGACCAGCCGGATGTGCGCAGGCGCGGAGCGGCCCGCGATGGCGAGCGTCAAGGGTGCGATCACCGACACGCCCAGCCCGGCGGTGGCAAAGCCCGCGAGCGCCACGCCCACCGTGGGGGCCAGCGCCGCCGCGATGAGCCCCACCGCGGTCAGCAAACACGCCGCCGACATCAGCACCAGTTCGGGCACAAACCGCGCGAGCGCGTGGCCCGACAACCGCCCCACCCCCATCATCAGACCCAGCAGCGCGGGCCCCAGCGCGCCCTGCTGCGCCGATCCGCCCAGACCGCGTTCTAGGTGCAGGGCCGACCAGCCCTCCGACGCCGCCTCGATCAGAAAGCCGAAGAACACGACCGTGCCCGCGATCCAGATCAGGGCGGTGGGCAGGGGCGTTTTCGCCTCTGGGGTCACGTCGTCAGGGGCTGCCGTGCGGCCAAGGCTCGCCCAGCCGAGCGCCGCAAAAAGCACCAGCAGCAGCGCAAAGATCTGCGGCGGGGCCCACCCCGCTTCGCGCAGCGCGCCCACCCCCACGGCAGAGGCCGCGTAGCTGAGCGAATAAAGCCCGTGATTGAGGTTCATCAACGCGCGCCCGCTGCTCTCTTCGGCCTGCGCCACCTGCGCGTTGATCAGCACGTCCACCACACCCGAGCCTGCCGAGAGCAGCAACAGCATCAGCGCCAGCGCCCAGAGCGTGCCCACCAGACCCGTGCCCAGGATCGACAGCGCAATCACGCAGATGCTCAGCGCAACGGCCGCACCGCCGAGACGCGCGTGCGCCAATGGCGCCAGCCACATGGCCGCGATGGCCCCGAACGACGCCCAGAGGACCGCAACACCGTAGGCGCCATCGGAGGCGTCCACGCCCGCCTTGATCACCGGCATCTGGGCAAAATACGCCGACCACGCGAGGCCAATGGCGACAAAGCCCGCGAGAGGCTTGCGCGACAGGGAAAGATCATGGATCAGGCTCATGCCGGAGGCTTGGCACGCGGGCCGCATCCGCACAAGCGCCCGCGCCCTTTTTTGCCTTTCCAAGATGGCGCATCCGGTCTATAGGCCGAGGCTCATACGGGACGACAGCCTTGGAGGCGTCCCACCTTACTATA
Protein-coding regions in this window:
- the trpA gene encoding tryptophan synthase subunit alpha, whose product is MTRIDDTFARLKSEGRKAFVSYVMAGDPDYDRSLEIVRGLPGAGVDIIELGLPFTDPMADGPTIQLAGQRALEGGMTLKRTLDLARAFREGDDTTPIVLMGYYNPIYSMGVAAFLTAAKEAGIDGLIVVDLPPEEDDELCLPAQEAGLNFIRLATPTTDDRRLPTVARNTSGFVYYVSITGITGSAEADAGDVGPEVTRIRETVGLPVVVGFGVNTPEKSRAIAEVADGVVVGSAIVSKIAAGDSTADVLAFVKTLADGAHGA
- a CDS encoding alpha-hydroxy acid oxidase, encoding MPVITNIDDLKKLHRRRAPRMFYDYAESGSWTEQTFRENTTDFDQIRLRQRVAVDMSGRSTAAEMIGQTVAMPVALAPVGLTGMQHADGEIKAARAAEAFGVPFTLSTMSINSIEDVAQATTKPFWFQLYTMRDQDYVSRLIERARAAKCSALVITLDLQILGQRHKDIKNGLSAPPKLTLSSIANLATKWRWGIGMLGAQRREFGNIVGHVENISDNADLGAWTAEQFDPTLDWDKIARIKEQWGGKVILKGILDAEDAKMALKVGADAIIVSNHGGRQLDGALSSIRALPSILEAVGDEVEVHLDSGIRSGQDVLKALAMGAKGTYIGRAYIYGLGAMGQEGVTRALEVIHRELDTTMALCGETNVANLGKHNLLIPQDFEGRWQS
- the ychF gene encoding redox-regulated ATPase YchF, producing MGFKMGIVGLPNVGKSTLFNALTRTAAAQAANFPFCTIEPNVGEVAVPDARLDKLAAIAQSKSIIPTRMTFVDIAGLVKGASKGEGLGNQFLANIREVDAIAHVLRCFEDGDVTHVEGRVDPIADAETIDTELMLADLESIEKRRAGLVRKIKGNDKDAAQQDRLLAAAQTAIENGQPARTVEVDADDLKAWRMLQLLTTKPVLYVCNVGEAESATGNAHSAKVAQMAAAQGNAHVIISAQIEEEISQLEPEEAQMFLSEMDLEEPGLDRLIRAGYELLHLETYFTVGPKEARAWTIKTGTTAPKAAGVIHGDFEKGFIRAETIAYDDFVTLGGEGPAKEAGKMRAEGKGYTVKDGDVLHFLFNT
- a CDS encoding MFS transporter, with the protein product MSLIHDLSLSRKPLAGFVAIGLAWSAYFAQMPVIKAGVDASDGAYGVAVLWASFGAIAAMWLAPLAHARLGGAAVALSICVIALSILGTGLVGTLWALALMLLLLSAGSGVVDVLINAQVAQAEESSGRALMNLNHGLYSLSYAASAVGVGALREAGWAPPQIFALLLVLFAALGWASLGRTAAPDDVTPEAKTPLPTALIWIAGTVVFFGFLIEAASEGWSALHLERGLGGSAQQGALGPALLGLMMGVGRLSGHALARFVPELVLMSAACLLTAVGLIAAALAPTVGVALAGFATAGLGVSVIAPLTLAIAGRSAPAHIRLVVIARVSVLGYGAFFMGPPLMGLIAQGYSLSTAFLTVAVLSVGVGIGVVPLLARVAR